In one window of Megalops cyprinoides isolate fMegCyp1 chromosome 24, fMegCyp1.pri, whole genome shotgun sequence DNA:
- the LOC118771058 gene encoding nuclear factor 7, ovary-like, whose amino-acid sequence MAQALAILRPKTQLEWELTCPVCRDIFSDPHLLPCGHAFCHDCLLGMLRHPTEMGFRCPHCRACFGPLIRVQKNVTLANIAEDFKRTQRAKMEAVQCDFCPPGEQAATAKTCLKCEVSMCAEHVKPHLELPAFREHPLTEPLGDVKERKCPEHDRMYRYYCPEAKAYMCSACTQERKHMECLEEASNTLAKEITENMKRHFRTLTEKLEICEGTGRRLKQDLQSLKSEIRKQTSPQQGLTLSITTLLLPLLLGVFLFYVYSSFSNTLQRQHILVSNIYSTISGRDVLTLDIDSASPLLRVSGDLLTAERVQKRLSVPAHPARFDGTPQVLTSQCFTSGRHRWELEAVGYWDIAVSYPGVGRKGKEGTAFGFNKESWSLTHNDRDELLAFHNKVKREISRPLSHNRVTVTVDIPGGNVTFWEAGSALVHLYTFSTTFTQPVCLGLGLYRSDPPSRVTILRS is encoded by the exons ATGGCTCAGGCGTTGGCGATCCTGCGGCCGAAAACGCAGCTGGAGTGGGAGCTGACCTGCCCAGTGTGCCGGGACATCTTCAGCGACCCCCACCTGCTGCCCTGCGGACACGCCTTCTGCCACGACTGTCTCCTGGGCATGCTCAGACACCCCACTGAGATGGGCTTCCGCTGCCCACACTGCAGGGCCTGCTTCGGGCCTCTGATTCGGGTCCAGAAGAACGTCACCCTGGCCAACATCGCTGAGGACTTTAAGAGGACCCAGCGAGCCAAGATGGAGGCCGTCCAGTGCGACTTCTGCCCCCCGGGCGAGCAGGCGGCCACGGCGAAGACCTGCCTGAAGTGTGAGGTGTCCATGTGTGCGGAGCACGTCAAGCCCCACCTGGAGCTTCCCGCCTTCAGGGAGCACCCCCTCACGGAGCCGCTGGGGGACGTGAAGGAGAGGAAGTGTCCCGAGCACGACAGGATGTACCGGTACTACTGCCCCGAAGCGAAGGCGTACATGTGCAGCGCCTGTACGCAGGAGAGGAAGCACATGGAGTGCCTGGAGGAAGccagcaacaccctggcaaaAGAAATAACA gagaaCATGAAGCGGCACTTTAGGACTCTGACAGAGAAACTGGAGATCTGTGAAGGCACCGGGAGAAGGCTGAAGCAGGACCTCCAATCACTT aaatcagaaatcagaaagCAGACATCACCTCAGCAAGGCCTCACCCTGAGCATAACCACACTGCTATTACCACTGCTGTTGGGCGTCTTTCTCTTCTATG TTTACAGCAGTTTCTCCAACAccctgcagagacagcacaTCCTGGTCTCCAATATCTACTCCACCATATCAG gtagAGACGTGCTGACACTGGACATAGACTCCGCCAGCCCTCTCCTCAGGGTGTCAGGTGACCTGCTGACGGCGGAGCGTGTGCAGAAGAGGCTGTCAGTGCCCGCCCACCCCGCTCGCTTTGACGGCACGCCGCAGGTGCTGACCTCCCAGTGCTTCACCTCGGGGAGGCACCGCTGGGAGCTGGAGGCGGTGGGATACTGGGACATCGCCGTGTCGTACCCCGGCGTTGGCCGCAAGGGGAAGGAGGGCACCGCCTTCGGCTTCAACAAGGAGTCCTGGAGCCTGACGCACAACGACCGCGACGAGCTGCTCGCCTTCCACAACAAGGTGAAGAGGGAGATCTCCCGTCCGCTGTCTCACAACAGGGTGACCGTGACCGTGGACATCCCAGGTGGCAACGTCACCTTCTGGGAGGCGGGGTCCGCGCTGGTGCACCTGTACACCTTCAGCACCACCTTCACCCAGCCCGTGTGCCTGGGGTTGGGCCTGTACCGCTCCGACCCCCCCAGCAGGGTCACCATCCTCAGGTCCTGA
- the LOC118771067 gene encoding (Lyso)-N-acylphosphatidylethanolamine lipase-like isoform X2: protein MIQDYSQTEPESGGGWWLSWTPTSPSLLKSTEARILACVKNDLFARFVTLPNQDEIWTITVTNKHLSTLAQTAPQTPLVLVHGFGGGVGLWIRNLDPLCRSRPVIAFDLLGFGRSARPPFPSDPAQAEEQLVSSIEQWRQVLGLERMILLGHSLGGYLATSYTIQYPERVSHLILADPWGFPEIDQPGSEGSGGEGSQVKRLPGWVKAVASVASFFNPLAVIRAAGPWGPSLLNRIRPDFKRKFEDLFEDDTMTEYIYHCNAQTPRVSGLGEEADAAEGTPAAPLSPRHPAVRGPLLGGQLHGGPGGAAQTPQLHPHPGHRRCFTPCIRRPA, encoded by the exons GCCGGAGTCAGGCGGGGGGTGGTGGCTGTCGTGGACACCGACGTCACCCTCGCTTCTGAAGAGCACAGAGGCCAGGATCCTGGCAT GTGTTAAGAATGACCTGTTCGCCCGCTTCGTGACCCTACCCAATCAGGACGAGATCTGGACCATCACAGTGACCAACAAGCACCTCAGCACACTGGCACAGACCG ctcctcagaCCCCCTTGGTGTTGGTGCATGGGtttgggggcggggtggggttgTGGATCCGGAACCTGGACCCGCTGTGCCGGTCCCGGCCCGTCATCGCCTTCGACCTGCTGGGTTTCGGCCGCAGTGCACGgccccccttcccctctgaCCCCGCCCAGGCCGAGGAGCAGCTGGTCAGCTCCATCGAGCAGTGGAGGCAGGTCCTCGGCCTGGAGCGCATGATCCTATTGGGCCACAGCCTCGGCGGTTACCTGGCAACGTCTTACACCATCCAGTACCCTGAGAG ggtcaGTCACCTCATCCTGGCGGACCCCTGGGGTTTCCCTGAGATAGACCAGCCTGGCTCTGAGGGATCAGGGGGTGAGGGGTCGCAGGTGAAGAGGCTCCCTGGCTGGGTGAAGGCCGTGGCGTCTGTCGCCTCTTTCTTCAACCCCCTGGCAGTGATCCGGGCGGCGGGACCCTGGG GGCCCAGCCTGCTGAACAGGATACGCCCGGATTTCAAGCGAAAGTTTGAGGATCTGTTCGAAGACGACACCATGACAGAGTACATCTACCACTGCAACGCTCAGACACCCAG AGTCTCTGGGCTGGGCGAAGAGGCCGATGCTGCAGAGGGTACACctgctgcccccctctctccccgtcaCCCTGCTGTACGGGGGCCGCTCCTGGGTGGACAGCTCCACGGGGGGCCGGGTGGAGCAGCTCAGACCCCACAGCTACACCCACACcctg GTCATAGAAGATGCTTCACACCATGTATACGCCGACCAGCCTGA
- the LOC118771025 gene encoding protein-glutamine gamma-glutamyltransferase K-like, protein MPLDSTEGRFPLARVGQGEEPEAPQGAESEGQEGSGICSRWLQRICPCCCKGQAESCAAAERPRADTPGGDTTVADTGIPLITDGVKPQTGASELEELTLTVRSVDLLKSKTGPNRREHHTDQYHGDDLILRRGQTFQLLLDLSRPFNPDTDKLRLELKTGPRPLVSKASHVIIPLVEELEDDCWEAKIVEQDGNRVKLSVNSLPTALVGRYQLTVVTSDPKGEFISKHDPSDDIYMLFNPWCEDDTVFMDEEDERKEYVLSDTGRVYYGTEKQIGARTWNFGQFDEGILPACLYILEKSDVLPSGRGDPVNVVRAISAMINSPDDRGVLEGNWSGNYLGGMAPTAWSGSVDILKKYYSEGGVPVKYGQCWVFSGVTTSVLRCLGIPARSVTNFQSAHDTDVSLTTDVYFDENMQPLHELNSDSVWNFHVWNDCWMARPDLPPGMGGWQAVDSTPQETSQGTFRCGPASLAAIRRGLVYHKYDTAFVFAEVNSDKIYWQRNLDGTFSQIHSEKKAVGHCISTKAVGSNERADITHLYKHAEGSEEERIAVETAGRHGTKAFVYTSPMAEDVCMEVTMEGEGPRMGGDAQLTIVLRNQSSQPRSTTIHSQVAVMYYTGVLKGTVKRDDLPVQLTPNEVKTITWVLPYQNYQDQLVDQAALMLTLSGRVSETQQVLATQHSFRLRTPDLNITPVGDAVVGKEMAAEICFVNPLPRTLKGVVVRVEGLGLQSVREIVVGDVGGHCTLTLTERFVPTLPGHRKLVASLDCRQLTQVHGVVDIIVQEK, encoded by the exons atgCCGTTGGACTCCACAGAGGGGCGTTTCCCATTGGCCCgtgtggggcagggggaggagccagaggCACCGCAGGGGGCGGAGTCAGAGGGGCAGGAGGGGAGCGGGATTTGTTCTCGCTGGTTGCAGAGGATCTGCCCTTGCTGTTGTAAAGGACAGGCGGAGTCATGCGCTGCGGCGGAGAGGCCCAGGGCGGACACGCCCGGGGGGGACACCACTGTGGCTGACACAGGCATTCCGCTGATCACTGACGGGGTGAAGCCCCAGACCGGTGCCAGTGAGCTGGAGG AGCTGACGCTGACGGTCCGATCAGTGGACCTGCTGAAGTCGAAAACAGGCCCAAACCGCCGGGAGCACCACACTGATCAATACCATGGTGACGACCTCATCCTACGCAGGGGCCAGACGTTCCAGCTGCTGCTCGACCTCTCGCGACCTTTCAACCCCGACACCGACAAACTGCGTCTGGAGCTGAAGACAG gaccCCGCCCCCTGGTGTCAAAGGCCTCTCATGTCATCATCCCAttggtggaggagctggaggatgaCTGCTGGGAGGCCAAGATCGTGGAGCAGGACGGCAACAGGGTCAAGCTGTCCGTCAACTCCCTCCCGACGGCCCTGGTTGGCCGGTACCAGCTCACCGTGGTGACGAGCGATCCCAAGGGCGAGTTCATCTCCAAGCATGACCCCAGCGATGACATCTACATGCTATTCAACCCCTGGtgtgaag atgacACCGTGTTCatggatgaggaggatgagaggAAGGAGTACGTGCTCAGTGACACGGGCAGGGTCTACTACGGCACGGAGAAGCAGATCGGAGCTCGCACCTGGAACTTCGGACAG tttgatGAAGGGATCCTCCCAGCCTGTCTCTACATCCTGGAGAAGAGTGATGTTCTTCCCTCGGGTCGGGGAGATCCTGTCAATGTGGTCAGGGCCATATCTGCCATG aTTAACTCCCCTGATGACCGCGGGGTGCTGGAGGGGAACTGGTCGGGGAATTACTTGGGGGGGATGGCCCCAACGGCGTGGAGCGGCAGCGTGGACATTCTGAAGAAATACTACAGCGAGGGGGGCGTGCCCGTCAAATACGGCCAGTGCTGGGTCTTCTCCGGGGTCACCacctcag TGCTCAGATGTCTGGGTATCCCGGCTCGAAGTGTGACGAATTTCCAGTCTGCCCACGACACGGATGTCTCCTTGACGACAGACGTGTATTTCGACGAGAACATGCAGCCACTCCATGAGCTGAACTCCGACTCCGTCTG GAACTTCCACGTGTGGAATGACTGCTGGATGGCGCGCCCAGACCTGCCCccggggatgggggggtggcaAGCAGTGGACTCCACCCCCCAGGAGACCAGCCAGGGCACTTTCCGCTGTGGCCCCGCCTCCCTCGCCGCCATCCGCAGGGGATTGGTCTACCACAAATATGACACAGCCTTCGTCTTTGCTGAG gtgaaCAGTGATAAGATCTACTGGCAGAGGAACCTAGATGGGACGTTCAGTCAGATTCACAGTGAAAAGAAGGCGGTGGGACACTGCATCAGCACCAAGGCAGTGGGCTCCAACGAGCGCGCGGACATCACCCACCTATACAAACACGCCGAGg GATCGGAGGAGGAGCGTATCGCCGTGGAGACGGCCGGTCGCCACGGCACCAAGGCGTTCGTGTACACCTCCCCGATGGCGGAAGACGTGTGTATGGAGGTCAccatggagggggaggggcctcgCATGGGGGGCGACGCCCAGCTGACCATCGTCCTGCGCAACCAGAGCTCGCAGCCCCGCAGTACCACCATCCACAGCCAGGTGGCAGTCATGTACTACACCGGCGTGCTCAAGGGAACCGTCAAGAGGGACGACCTGCCGGTCCAACTTACGCCCAACGAAG tgAAGACCATCACCTGGGTCCTACCGTACCAGAACTACCAGGACCAGCTGGTGGACCAGGCGGCCCTGATGCTGACTCTGTCGGGCCGGGTCAGCGAGACCCAGCAGGTTCtggccacacagcacagcttccGGCTTCGGACGCCGGACCTCAACATAACG CCTGTAGGGGACGCTGTGGTGGGGAAAGAGATGGCGGCTGAGATCTGCTTCGTCAACCCCCTGCCGCGCACGCTGAAGGGCGTGGTGGTACGGGTGGAGGGTCTGGGCCTGCAGAGCGTGCGAGAGATCGTCGTGGG tgaCGTGGGCGGCCACTGCACCCTGACGCTGACGGAGCGTTTCGTCCCCACCCTCCCGGGGCACAGGAAGCTGGTGGCCTCGCTGGACTGCCGGCAGCTCACTCAGGTGCACGGGGTTGTCGACATCATCGTCCAGGAGAAATAA
- the LOC118771485 gene encoding macrophage mannose receptor 1-like has product MKQNVFLLLLIPGLCTLCSCLSRQYHFVNVMMTWAEAQSYCRQNYTDLATIDSTEEVKALVEVTDSEYNSAWIGLQRAESASWRWSLEDTSFYSEGGAGFRNWENEEPNDPSKPCAAMKNNNGKWKDVQCQENKSFVCYDGGSLTHKYFLIEQQRNWSEAQVYCRERHTDLVSVRNQAENQEVQRMTHSPQQDVWIGLFRDPWKWSDQSKSTLRFWNDVQPDNAEGDENCVVMWKQHSGRWGDVKCDKRFPFFCYDDELILVPENKSWNEALSYCRQHYVDLVSVSTEQLQHWVERRAQAASTPYVWLGLRYTCVLHFWFWVSGEGVCYQNWAPGNSTGECRHTGAIEFGGGHQWVSLPETEELNFICSKKHWGESGTTAP; this is encoded by the exons GACTCTGCACACTCTGTTCCTGCCTCTCTCGTCAGTATCACTTTGTGAACGTAATGATGACCTGGGCTGAAGCACAGAGTTACTGCAGACAGAACTACACTGACCTGGCCACCAtagacagcacagaggaagtgAAGGCTCTGGTGGAAGTTACAGACAGTGAATATAACAGTGCCTGGATTggcctgcagagggcagagtcAGCCAGCTGGCGGTGGTCTCTGGAAGATACAAGTTTTTACAGTGAGGGCGGGGCTGGGTTTAGGAACTGGGAAAATGAAGAACCAAATGATCCTTCCAAACCATGTGCAGCAATGAAGAATAATAATGGGAAATGGAAAGATGTTCAATGTCAGGAGAACAAGAGCTTCGTCTGCTACGATG GTGGAAGCCTCACTCATAAATACTTCCTGATTGAGCAGCAGAGGAATTGGAGCGAGGCACAGGtctactgcagagagagacacacagacctGGTCAGTGTGAGGAACCAGGCAGAGAACCAGGAGGTACAGAGGATGACACACAGTCCGCAGCAGGATGTGTGGATCGGCCTGTTCAGAGACCCCTGGAAGTGGTCAGACCAGAGCAAATCTACACTGCGCTTCTGGAACGACGTACAACCAGACAATGCAGAGGGAGACGAGAACTGTGTTGTAATGTGGAAACAACATTCAGGAAGATGGGGTGATGTGAAGTGCGATAAAAGATTCCCTTTCTTCTGCTATGATG atgAACTGATCCTGGTGCCTGAGAATAAGAGCTGGAATGAAGCCCTGAGCTACTGCAGACAGCACTATGTAGACCTGGTCTCCGTGTCCACAGAGCAGCTCCAGCACTGGGTGGAGAGGAGGGCTCAGGCGGCCTCCACACCCTACGTGTGGCTGGGCCTGCGCTACACCTGCGTCCTGCACTTCTGGTTCTGGGTCAGCGGGGAGGGCGTCTGCTACCAGAACTGGGCCCCGGGGAACAGTACCGGGGAGTGTAGGCACACAGGGGCAATAGAATTTGGAGGGGGGCATCAGTGGGTCAGTCTGCCCGAAACTGAGGAGCTCAACTTCATCTGCAGCAAAAAGCACTGGGGTGAGTCTGGGACAACTGCACCCTAA
- the LOC118771067 gene encoding (Lyso)-N-acylphosphatidylethanolamine lipase-like isoform X1 — MIQDYSQTEPESGGGWWLSWTPTSPSLLKSTEARILACVKNDLFARFVTLPNQDEIWTITVTNKHLSTLAQTAPQTPLVLVHGFGGGVGLWIRNLDPLCRSRPVIAFDLLGFGRSARPPFPSDPAQAEEQLVSSIEQWRQVLGLERMILLGHSLGGYLATSYTIQYPERVSHLILADPWGFPEIDQPGSEGSGGEGSQVKRLPGWVKAVASVASFFNPLAVIRAAGPWGPSLLNRIRPDFKRKFEDLFEDDTMTEYIYHCNAQTPSGEVGFRAMAESLGWAKRPMLQRVHLLPPSLPVTLLYGGRSWVDSSTGGRVEQLRPHSYTHTLVIEDASHHVYADQPEEFNRLVLNICDTVD, encoded by the exons GCCGGAGTCAGGCGGGGGGTGGTGGCTGTCGTGGACACCGACGTCACCCTCGCTTCTGAAGAGCACAGAGGCCAGGATCCTGGCAT GTGTTAAGAATGACCTGTTCGCCCGCTTCGTGACCCTACCCAATCAGGACGAGATCTGGACCATCACAGTGACCAACAAGCACCTCAGCACACTGGCACAGACCG ctcctcagaCCCCCTTGGTGTTGGTGCATGGGtttgggggcggggtggggttgTGGATCCGGAACCTGGACCCGCTGTGCCGGTCCCGGCCCGTCATCGCCTTCGACCTGCTGGGTTTCGGCCGCAGTGCACGgccccccttcccctctgaCCCCGCCCAGGCCGAGGAGCAGCTGGTCAGCTCCATCGAGCAGTGGAGGCAGGTCCTCGGCCTGGAGCGCATGATCCTATTGGGCCACAGCCTCGGCGGTTACCTGGCAACGTCTTACACCATCCAGTACCCTGAGAG ggtcaGTCACCTCATCCTGGCGGACCCCTGGGGTTTCCCTGAGATAGACCAGCCTGGCTCTGAGGGATCAGGGGGTGAGGGGTCGCAGGTGAAGAGGCTCCCTGGCTGGGTGAAGGCCGTGGCGTCTGTCGCCTCTTTCTTCAACCCCCTGGCAGTGATCCGGGCGGCGGGACCCTGGG GGCCCAGCCTGCTGAACAGGATACGCCCGGATTTCAAGCGAAAGTTTGAGGATCTGTTCGAAGACGACACCATGACAGAGTACATCTACCACTGCAACGCTCAGACACCCAG cgGGGAGGTGGGTTTCCGGGCGATGGCAGAGTCTCTGGGCTGGGCGAAGAGGCCGATGCTGCAGAGGGTACACctgctgcccccctctctccccgtcaCCCTGCTGTACGGGGGCCGCTCCTGGGTGGACAGCTCCACGGGGGGCCGGGTGGAGCAGCTCAGACCCCACAGCTACACCCACACcctg GTCATAGAAGATGCTTCACACCATGTATACGCCGACCAGCCTGAGGAATTCAACAGACTGGTGCTCAACATATGTGACACAGTGgactga